The Leptospiraceae bacterium genome includes a window with the following:
- a CDS encoding M23 family metallopeptidase: MIFIVNLFSCKTFSIHANTFFLERSQTKIQVPINWTPENPLQQVIEFQNWKLIFYSSSFSRGEAFYFEILPIDSLEHSHQANHQLFYKTIQRVIPINKKPFGFNGLYVFPPNLKEENNEFQWKIQQNNEEFTKDFTLKIHLRKYPVADKKLVFEKKRLSKEEEIELNERIQKERFVKKNAFDEVLPNLLTNHLSHPRDYHYVTSEWHKIRTYQYYEIIDGKKVFYSPYQGIHKGVDLRGNEGDLVFSIANGKVVIADDFYFEGRFVLINHGNKVFSGYMHLKDLFVSKDQFIQAGTPIGTVGATGRALGAHLHYSLWIDGFNTDPLSIFSLPIR, encoded by the coding sequence GTGATTTTTATTGTAAATCTTTTTTCTTGCAAAACATTCTCAATCCATGCGAACACGTTTTTCTTAGAGAGGTCCCAAACCAAAATCCAAGTTCCCATCAATTGGACCCCAGAAAATCCTCTCCAACAAGTGATTGAATTTCAAAACTGGAAACTAATTTTCTATAGTAGCAGTTTTTCCCGAGGAGAAGCCTTTTACTTCGAGATATTACCCATAGACTCTTTGGAACACTCACATCAAGCAAATCATCAGCTCTTTTATAAAACCATCCAACGAGTAATCCCCATAAACAAAAAGCCATTCGGTTTTAATGGATTGTACGTGTTTCCTCCTAACCTCAAAGAAGAAAACAATGAATTCCAATGGAAAATCCAACAAAACAACGAAGAATTCACTAAAGACTTTACCCTAAAAATCCATCTTCGTAAGTATCCTGTAGCTGATAAAAAACTGGTTTTTGAAAAAAAGCGACTTTCCAAAGAAGAAGAAATAGAACTCAATGAAAGGATTCAAAAAGAGCGGTTTGTGAAAAAAAATGCCTTTGATGAAGTTCTTCCGAATTTACTTACAAACCATCTTTCTCATCCTCGAGACTATCATTACGTCACCTCAGAGTGGCATAAAATCCGAACCTATCAGTATTACGAAATCATTGATGGAAAAAAGGTTTTTTACTCCCCCTATCAAGGTATCCACAAGGGTGTGGATTTAAGAGGCAATGAAGGCGATTTGGTGTTTTCGATCGCAAACGGAAAAGTCGTGATTGCTGATGATTTTTACTTCGAAGGCAGGTTCGTCTTGATAAATCACGGAAATAAAGTATTTTCTGGCTACATGCATCTGAAGGACCTTTTTGTGTCAAAGGATCAATTCATCCAAGCTGGAACACCGATTGGCACAGTGGGAGCTACTGGAAGAGCTCTCGGAGCTCATTTGCATTATTCTTTGTGGATTGACGGCTTTAATACTGATCCTCTGAGTATTTTTTCTTTACCCATTCGATAA
- a CDS encoding Rrf2 family transcriptional regulator, with the protein MKITSKGRYGIKILLDLVKNSNENHWIKSKEISERQNIPIKYLEQIMNILKKCGYVESSRGADGGYRLSKEPEAITLYEVLKCLEGDLSILDPKSDISSGRAGLFWKEIDEKIQEMLSINLKEFLNKLENQDDVFMYYI; encoded by the coding sequence ATGAAAATCACAAGCAAAGGAAGGTATGGCATCAAAATCCTTTTAGACTTGGTCAAAAATTCTAACGAAAATCACTGGATAAAATCAAAAGAAATCTCAGAACGACAAAACATCCCCATCAAATACTTAGAACAAATCATGAATATTTTAAAAAAATGTGGTTATGTGGAAAGCAGTCGGGGGGCTGATGGAGGTTATCGTTTATCAAAAGAACCTGAAGCCATCACTCTCTATGAAGTATTAAAGTGCTTAGAGGGAGATTTAAGCATACTGGATCCAAAGAGTGATATTTCTTCTGGTAGAGCTGGATTATTCTGGAAAGAAATCGATGAAAAAATCCAAGAAATGCTTTCGATTAATTTGAAGGAGTTTCTCAACAAGTTAGAAAACCAAGATGACGTTTTTATGTATTACATATAA